The following proteins are co-located in the Myxocyprinus asiaticus isolate MX2 ecotype Aquarium Trade unplaced genomic scaffold, UBuf_Myxa_2 HiC_scaffold_87, whole genome shotgun sequence genome:
- the LOC127439542 gene encoding olfactomedin-4-like yields MNKISAPVVTKLNSISKSYISGAWGRDAQLNSKERYWEHCLASGHKHGITVRLYNSHEDFMANKNYKDEPIAPSYTDKNAVQGSGTILYDNTVFYQCYSTAEICSFNITTKEIKRMKLNGAGIDNKFPFCYYSCRDWTDIDLEAGQDAVWVIYATEENHGNIVVSRLDPLELNITHTWKTHLFKRSVSSTFMVCGVLYATRYVSTYQEEVFYAFDTTTGQEINTLSLTFEKVAAGIANLNYNPADRRLYLYNDAYLLAYGIFY; encoded by the coding sequence ATGAACAAAATAAGTGCTCCGGTTGTCACCAAGCTCAATTCCATCAGCAAGTCATATATTTCTGGTGCTTGGGGCCGTGACGCCCAACTAAATAGCAAGGAACGCTATTGGGAGCACTGTCTGGCGAGTGGACACAAGCATGGCATCACAGTCAGATTGTACAACTCGCATGAAGATTTCATGGCCAACAAGAACTACAAGGACGAACCGATTGCACCATCCTACACTGACAAGAATGCTGTTCAGGGTTCTGGCACCATACTGTACGATAATACTGTATTTTACCAATGCTACAGCACAGCTGAGATCTGCAGCTTCAACATTACAACAAAGGAAATCAAGCGAATGAAGTTGAATGGTGCTGGTATAGAcaataagttccctttctgctaCTACAGCTGCCGTGATTGGACAGATATCGACCTGGAGGCTGGCCAAGACGCTGTCTGGGTGATATATGCCACCGAGGAGAACCACGGCAACATTGTTGTGAGTCGTTTAGACCCATTGGAGCTCAATATCACACATACCTGGAAGACACATCTCTTTAAGAGGTCTGTCAGCAGCACGTTTATGGTGTGCGGGGTCCTGTATGCTACACGCTATGTAAGTACTTACCAAGAAGAGGTGTTTTATGCCTTTGATACAACCACTGGCCAGGAGATAAACACTCTTTCTTTGACTTTTGAGAAGGTAGCAGCAGGAATTGCCAATCTGAACTACAACCCTGCTGACAGGAGACTGTACTTGTATAATGATGCCTATCTTTTGGCATATGGCATTTTCTACTGA